A stretch of Aphanothece sacrum FPU1 DNA encodes these proteins:
- the sds gene encoding solanesyl diphosphate synthase — translation MISTTSLFAPVDNDLHLLTENLKRLVGARHPILAAAAEHLFDAGGKRIRPAIVLLVSRATMLEGEITPRHRRLAEITEMIHTASLVHDDVVDEAELRRNVPTVNSLFDNRIAVLAGDFLFAQSSWYLANLDNLEVVKLLSEVIRDFAEGEILQSINRFDTSITLEAYLEKSYYKTASLIANSAKAAGVLSDSSIEITENLYAYGRYLGLVFQILDDILDFTSSTEVLGKPVGSDLISGHITAPSLFAMEEKPYLKTLIEREFSEEGDIETALSLVKESQGIERTRELAAYHANLALKHLDCLKPSECSQSLTDLVDYALSRIF, via the coding sequence ATGATATCAACTACCTCTCTCTTTGCCCCTGTTGACAACGATTTGCATCTTCTCACGGAGAATCTAAAACGGCTCGTAGGTGCGCGCCATCCCATTTTAGCTGCTGCCGCCGAACACTTATTTGATGCGGGGGGTAAACGAATTCGTCCCGCCATTGTTTTATTAGTTTCTCGGGCCACCATGCTTGAGGGTGAGATTACCCCACGTCATCGACGGTTAGCGGAAATTACGGAAATGATTCACACCGCTAGTCTTGTCCATGATGACGTGGTTGATGAAGCCGAACTGCGCCGTAATGTCCCTACGGTTAACAGTCTCTTTGACAATCGTATCGCTGTTTTAGCCGGAGATTTCCTCTTTGCTCAGTCTTCTTGGTATTTAGCTAACTTAGATAACTTAGAAGTAGTTAAACTGCTCTCAGAAGTGATCCGAGATTTTGCTGAAGGGGAAATTTTACAAAGTATTAATCGATTTGATACCAGTATCACCCTGGAGGCTTATCTAGAGAAAAGTTACTATAAAACGGCCTCATTAATTGCTAATAGTGCTAAAGCAGCAGGGGTTTTAAGTGATAGTTCCATCGAGATCACAGAAAATCTCTATGCTTATGGTCGTTATCTAGGATTAGTCTTTCAAATTTTGGATGATATCTTAGATTTTACCAGTTCCACTGAGGTTTTAGGCAAACCGGTCGGCTCAGATTTAATTAGCGGTCATATCACTGCTCCTTCTTTATTTGCTATGGAAGAAAAGCCCTATTTGAAAACTTTAATTGAGCGAGAATTTAGTGAGGAGGGAGACATTGAAACCGCTTTATCTTTAGTCAAAGAAAGTCAAGGAATTGAGCGAACGCGGGAGTTAGCAGCTTATCATGCGAACCTAGCTCTTAAACATCTCGACTGTCTTAAACCTTCGGAATGTTCTCAATCTTTAACGGATTTAGTAGATTATGCTTTAAGTCGCATTTTTTGA
- the murI gene encoding glutamate racemase — MRDVQNSPIGVFDSGVGGLTVLRELYRQLPQESILYFADTARLPYGNRSAAEILQFVREILIWMGKKNVKMAIMACNTSSALALEAVRREFDFPILGVILPGARAAVKRGKRIGVISTSATAKSNAYRQAIQEIDPNAQVWQVGCPEFVPLIEQNRIWEPYTRQVAQKYLQPLVSQNIDTLVYGCTHYRHLAAVIKDIVPPTVNLVDPASYVVQAAEKELKLMGLRQTTPPLPTQFAVSGSPEIFSQVSQQWLGYRPLVEQVYLPTAHHSPFTWEEVEVLD; from the coding sequence ATGAGAGACGTTCAAAACAGTCCCATTGGTGTTTTCGATAGTGGTGTGGGCGGATTGACTGTTTTACGAGAACTCTATCGACAGTTACCCCAAGAATCAATTCTCTACTTTGCTGATACCGCCAGACTTCCCTATGGCAATCGCTCAGCAGCAGAGATTTTACAATTTGTGCGAGAGATATTGATCTGGATGGGGAAAAAAAATGTTAAAATGGCAATCATGGCTTGCAATACCAGTTCGGCTTTAGCTTTAGAAGCGGTACGCCGTGAATTCGATTTCCCCATTTTAGGGGTCATTCTCCCAGGTGCCAGAGCAGCCGTTAAACGGGGTAAGCGCATTGGGGTGATTTCTACCTCCGCTACCGCTAAAAGCAACGCTTACCGTCAGGCTATCCAAGAAATTGATCCTAACGCCCAAGTCTGGCAAGTCGGATGTCCTGAATTTGTTCCCCTCATTGAACAAAACCGTATTTGGGAACCCTATACTCGACAAGTCGCTCAAAAATATTTACAGCCCTTAGTCTCTCAAAACATTGATACCCTTGTCTATGGCTGTACTCATTATCGTCATCTGGCGGCAGTAATTAAAGATATTGTTCCTCCAACCGTAAATTTAGTTGATCCTGCTAGTTATGTGGTGCAAGCAGCCGAAAAAGAATTAAAATTAATGGGTTTAAGGCAAACAACCCCCCCCTTACCCACACAGTTCGCTGTCAGTGGTTCCCCTGAAATATTTTCCCAGGTTTCTCAACAATGGTTAGGCTATCGTCCTCTAGTCGAACAAGTATATTTACCCACTGCTCATCATTCTCCCTTTACTTGGGAAGAAGTTGAAGTGTTAGACTGA
- the nuoH gene encoding NADH-quinone oxidoreductase subunit NuoH, with the protein MTTGIDLQGSFIESLKQLGLSDGLSKALWIPLPSFLMIIGATVGVLVVVWLERKISAAAQQRIGPEYAGPLGVLQPVADGIKLVFKEDIVPAKADPWLFTLGPVLVMLPVFVSYLIVPFGQNLIITDLNVGIFLWIVLSSIAPIGLLMSGYASNNKYSLLGGLRAAAQSISYEIPLALSVLAVVMMSNSLSTIDIVQQQSGYGILGWNIWRQPVGFVVFWISALAECERLPFDLPEAEEELVAGYQTEYAGMKFGLFYLGSYVNLVLSALVVAILYLGGWEFPISIDALAGWLGVNESSAWLEVITASLGITMTVLKAYFLIFIAILLRWTVPRVRIDQLLDLGWKFLLPVSLVNLLLTAALKLAFPIAFGG; encoded by the coding sequence ATGACCACAGGAATCGACTTACAAGGAAGTTTTATAGAATCTCTCAAACAATTGGGACTCTCTGACGGCTTATCTAAAGCCCTTTGGATTCCCCTACCCTCATTTTTGATGATTATTGGGGCAACGGTGGGGGTATTAGTTGTTGTTTGGTTAGAACGGAAAATCTCGGCGGCGGCCCAACAACGTATCGGACCCGAATATGCCGGCCCATTGGGAGTTTTGCAACCCGTGGCCGATGGTATTAAATTGGTGTTTAAAGAGGATATTGTCCCTGCTAAAGCAGATCCCTGGTTATTCACCCTGGGGCCTGTTTTAGTGATGCTTCCGGTTTTTGTCTCCTATCTGATAGTCCCTTTTGGACAAAATTTAATCATTACTGACCTGAATGTGGGAATTTTCCTCTGGATTGTTCTTTCGAGCATTGCCCCCATTGGTCTGTTAATGTCGGGATATGCTTCTAATAACAAGTATTCCCTATTAGGAGGATTACGGGCCGCGGCTCAATCTATCAGTTACGAAATTCCTCTAGCTTTATCTGTTTTAGCTGTTGTCATGATGTCTAACAGTCTCAGTACCATTGACATTGTACAACAACAATCAGGTTACGGAATTTTAGGCTGGAATATTTGGCGGCAACCTGTAGGTTTTGTCGTCTTTTGGATTTCCGCTTTAGCTGAATGTGAACGACTACCCTTTGATTTACCTGAAGCTGAAGAAGAATTAGTAGCAGGTTATCAAACCGAATATGCCGGGATGAAGTTCGGTTTATTTTACTTGGGTTCTTACGTTAACTTAGTGTTATCGGCTCTCGTTGTTGCCATTCTTTATCTGGGAGGTTGGGAATTTCCCATTTCTATTGATGCATTAGCCGGATGGTTAGGGGTGAATGAAAGTAGTGCTTGGTTAGAGGTGATCACCGCTTCTTTAGGTATTACCATGACCGTTCTTAAAGCTTATTTTCTCATCTTTATTGCGATTCTTTTACGTTGGACAGTTCCCCGTGTCCGCATCGATCAACTATTAGATTTAGGCTGGAAATTTTTACTGCCTGTTTCTTTAGTGAACCTATTATTAACTGCAGCCTTAAAATTAGCGTTTCCTATCGCTTTCGGTGGTTAA
- the ndhI gene encoding NAD(P)H-quinone oxidoreductase subunit I: MFNILRQVSDYAKGTLEAAKYIGQGLAVTFDHMQRRPITVQYPYEKLIPSERFRGRIHFEFDKCISCEVCVRVCPINLPVVDWEFNKAVKKKELKHYSIDFGVCIFCANCVEYCPTNCLSMTEEYELSAYDRHELNYDNVALGRLPYKVTQDPMVTPLREFAYLPKGVVEPHDLPSGSQRSGKRPEEIVQETES, translated from the coding sequence ATGTTCAACATTCTCAGACAAGTTAGTGATTATGCCAAAGGTACTCTAGAAGCGGCCAAATACATTGGTCAAGGATTAGCTGTTACCTTTGATCATATGCAGCGTCGTCCTATTACCGTCCAATATCCCTACGAAAAATTAATTCCCTCAGAAAGATTTCGGGGAAGAATTCACTTTGAATTTGACAAATGTATTTCTTGTGAAGTTTGTGTTCGGGTCTGTCCTATTAATCTTCCGGTGGTAGATTGGGAATTTAACAAAGCTGTTAAAAAGAAAGAACTCAAACATTACAGTATTGATTTTGGAGTCTGTATTTTTTGTGCAAATTGTGTCGAATATTGCCCAACAAATTGTTTATCCATGACGGAAGAATATGAGTTATCTGCTTATGATCGTCATGAATTAAACTATGATAATGTTGCTCTGGGACGCTTACCTTATAAAGTGACTCAAGATCCTATGGTGACACCTTTACGGGAATTTGCCTATTTGCCTAAAGGGGTTGTTGAACCTCATGATTTACCATCAGGAAGTCAACGGTCAGGCAAACGACCTGAAGAAATTGTTCAAGAAACAGAATCATAA
- a CDS encoding NADH-quinone oxidoreductase subunit J, whose product MNLAEGVQIVSFAILSALVIGAALGVVLLSNIVYSAFLLGGVFISISGIYILLNADFVAAAQVLIYVGAVNVLILFAIMLVNKQEDFSTLPRRWLRQGATALVCGGIFALLATMILVTPWSIDTTSSAMIDNTIVEIGKHFFSDFLLPFELASILLLMAMVGAIILARRDLIPDTVTTKEGTTTALTLPERPSELEVRELASAKGSSTSK is encoded by the coding sequence GTGAATTTAGCCGAAGGCGTTCAAATCGTTTCCTTTGCGATTTTATCTGCCCTAGTAATTGGGGCGGCTCTTGGTGTCGTTTTACTCTCAAATATTGTTTATTCTGCCTTTTTATTAGGGGGAGTATTTATCAGTATTTCGGGAATTTATATCCTACTTAATGCGGATTTTGTTGCGGCGGCTCAAGTGTTAATTTATGTGGGAGCAGTCAATGTTTTAATCTTGTTTGCGATTATGTTGGTTAACAAGCAAGAAGACTTTTCTACTCTTCCTAGACGATGGTTACGTCAAGGGGCAACTGCTTTAGTTTGTGGGGGAATTTTTGCCCTTCTAGCCACCATGATCTTAGTTACTCCTTGGTCAATTGATACCACTTCTTCTGCGATGATTGATAATACCATTGTTGAGATTGGTAAACACTTTTTTAGTGATTTTCTCTTGCCTTTTGAATTAGCGTCAATCCTATTATTAATGGCTATGGTAGGCGCAATTATTCTGGCTCGTCGTGATTTGATTCCTGACACGGTAACGACTAAAGAAGGAACAACTACCGCCTTAACTTTACCAGAACGTCCCAGTGAATTAGAAGTACGAGAGTTGGCATCTGCAAAGGGTAGCTCGACTTCTAAGTAG
- the nuoK gene encoding NADH-quinone oxidoreductase subunit NuoK, translated as MHLKLEFCLILAAALFCIGIYGLVTSRNAVRVLMSIELLLNGVNINLMAFSNFLDPIGIKGQIFTIFVITVAAAEAAVGLAIVLAIYRNRNTIDMEQFNLLKW; from the coding sequence ATGCACCTAAAATTGGAGTTTTGTTTGATTCTGGCTGCGGCCCTTTTTTGTATTGGAATTTACGGGTTAGTAACCAGTCGTAATGCTGTCCGAGTATTAATGTCTATTGAATTATTACTCAATGGGGTAAACATTAATTTGATGGCTTTCTCAAATTTCCTTGATCCGATAGGCATTAAAGGTCAAATATTTACCATATTTGTTATTACTGTAGCTGCGGCTGAAGCAGCAGTCGGTTTAGCCATTGTTTTAGCAATTTATCGTAACCGTAACACCATTGATATGGAGCAATTTAATTTGCTTAAATGGTAA
- a CDS encoding Uma2 family endonuclease, translating to MNVTTTSPVDHSITNQSSLSETEWELMPEPDISELIIEDEQPVDNLISEKQQRLLTSSAYSSLNLEIPFLVTANVGLFYANKKPPLVPDVMLSLRVKCPEDWSQKKNRSYFTWNFGKAPEIAIEIVSNKVGNELGTKLEDYLDAGVGYYVIFDPLKYLTDNVLQVYKRQVISYQLQDNYWLEEVNLGLTLWSGEFEGQFYEQWLRWCDRSGNILLTGDEKFELEKQRAEAEKQRAEFEKQRADRLAQILREQGINPDTI from the coding sequence ATGAATGTAACAACAACTTCTCCTGTAGATCATTCTATAACAAATCAATCATCTTTATCTGAAACAGAATGGGAATTAATGCCTGAACCAGATATTAGTGAACTAATTATTGAGGATGAACAACCAGTGGATAATCTTATTTCAGAAAAACAACAACGTTTATTAACTTCCTCTGCTTATAGTTCCCTAAATTTAGAAATTCCTTTTTTAGTCACTGCCAATGTAGGGTTATTTTATGCTAATAAAAAACCGCCTTTAGTGCCAGATGTGATGTTAAGTTTAAGGGTAAAATGCCCTGAAGATTGGAGTCAAAAGAAAAACCGTTCTTATTTTACTTGGAATTTTGGTAAAGCCCCAGAAATTGCCATTGAAATTGTTTCTAATAAAGTGGGTAATGAATTGGGAACTAAGCTAGAAGATTATCTAGATGCAGGGGTGGGCTATTATGTAATCTTTGATCCTTTAAAATATTTGACTGACAATGTTTTACAGGTCTATAAAAGACAAGTAATTAGTTATCAATTACAAGATAATTATTGGTTAGAAGAAGTTAATTTAGGTTTAACGTTATGGTCAGGTGAATTTGAAGGACAGTTTTATGAACAATGGTTGAGATGGTGCGATCGCTCAGGCAATATTTTATTAACTGGAGATGAAAAGTTTGAGTTAGAAAAACAACGGGCTGAAGCTGAAAAACAACGGGCTGAATTTGAAAAACAACGGGCTGATCGTCTTGCTCAAATATTGAGAGAACAGGGAATTAATCCTGATACCATTTAA
- a CDS encoding tocopherol cyclase family protein, translated as MMENSRQTPHSGYHWNGSDQRFFEGWYYRVTLPQWGQTFGFMYSIDDPIGNQPHSGGAAQILGANNQYLCRTFPNIRNFWANRNKLELGHWGKTQLSLKPQLLDPVIFEQQIKQGYQATDTLNQGYICDKRNNFYCRWQYKINPIDGWGNRDLPQKATAGWLSYLPIFDPGWQVLMAQGTATGYIDWNGEKYEFIDAPAYSEKNWGRSFPQKWFWINCNSFIEEYDLALTAVGGIRDVFGLTESVGLIGLHYQGKFYEFERGNSKLSWQVEPWGQWEMQGKNQDFIITIIGTTEESGNYVRVPTAEGLQFRCRDTMQGNITLELSQSQGNLIVKATSFLGGLEIGGAPWESVWIN; from the coding sequence ATGATGGAAAATTCTCGTCAAACTCCCCATAGTGGTTATCATTGGAACGGTAGTGATCAACGTTTTTTTGAGGGTTGGTACTATCGAGTTACGTTACCTCAATGGGGGCAGACTTTTGGGTTTATGTATTCTATTGATGATCCTATCGGTAATCAGCCTCATAGTGGTGGTGCAGCCCAAATTTTAGGAGCAAATAATCAATATTTATGTCGAACTTTTCCTAATATTAGAAATTTTTGGGCTAACAGAAATAAATTAGAATTAGGTCATTGGGGCAAAACTCAATTATCCCTTAAACCGCAATTACTTGATCCGGTTATTTTTGAACAACAGATTAAACAAGGTTATCAAGCAACTGATACTTTAAATCAAGGTTATATTTGTGATAAGCGAAATAATTTTTATTGTCGTTGGCAATATAAAATTAATCCAATTGATGGTTGGGGTAATCGTGATTTGCCTCAAAAAGCAACGGCAGGTTGGCTGTCTTATTTACCTATTTTTGATCCCGGATGGCAAGTATTAATGGCTCAGGGAACCGCCACAGGTTATATTGATTGGAATGGGGAAAAATACGAATTTATTGATGCACCTGCTTATAGTGAAAAAAACTGGGGTCGTTCTTTTCCTCAGAAATGGTTTTGGATTAATTGTAATAGTTTTATTGAAGAATATGACTTAGCATTAACAGCAGTAGGAGGCATTAGAGATGTATTTGGTTTAACTGAATCAGTGGGATTAATTGGTTTACATTATCAAGGAAAATTCTATGAATTTGAAAGAGGAAATAGTAAATTATCCTGGCAAGTTGAACCTTGGGGACAATGGGAAATGCAAGGAAAAAATCAAGACTTTATCATCACAATTATCGGAACTACTGAAGAATCTGGCAATTATGTTAGAGTTCCTACGGCTGAGGGTTTACAGTTTAGATGTCGGGATACTATGCAAGGAAATATTACCTTAGAATTGAGTCAAAGTCAAGGCAATTTAATTGTTAAAGCTACCAGTTTTTTAGGCGGATTAGAAATAGGGGGCGCACCTTGGGAAAGTGTTTGGATTAATTAA
- the trpD gene encoding anthranilate phosphoribosyltransferase, with protein MTLDSSNLWPELLQQLLDKQSLSQTQGAQLMQGWLDEAIPPVLSGAILTAIQANGVSANELAGMAQVLQAQSLYQTPINHSDAIIDTCGTGGDGASTFNISTAVAFVAAAAGVKVAKHGNRSASSKVGSADVLEYLGVNLGASISQVEGALNEVGVTFLFAPGWHPAMKHVAPLRKTLKIRTVFNLIGPLVNPLRPTGQVIGVYSPQFIIPMAEALNQLGISKAMVVYGREKLDEAGLGDITDVGLLKDKTVISGELNPVKLGLETAPLSSLKGGDVPENGAILKAILQGKGTQSQQDAVVLNACLALQVGDIVPWEDHYQGIEMARDILNSGIAWKKLEELVNFLQQ; from the coding sequence GTGACTCTAGACTCTTCTAACCTCTGGCCCGAATTGTTGCAACAACTCCTTGATAAACAGTCTCTCTCTCAAACTCAAGGGGCCCAACTTATGCAAGGATGGCTTGATGAAGCCATTCCCCCTGTTTTATCGGGGGCTATTTTAACCGCTATTCAAGCGAATGGAGTATCAGCTAATGAGTTAGCCGGAATGGCCCAAGTGTTGCAAGCACAGTCGTTATATCAAACCCCGATTAACCATTCTGACGCGATTATTGATACTTGCGGAACGGGGGGGGATGGGGCCTCTACCTTTAATATATCTACTGCAGTGGCGTTTGTGGCTGCAGCAGCAGGGGTTAAGGTGGCTAAACATGGAAACCGTTCAGCTTCGAGTAAAGTGGGGTCTGCGGATGTTTTAGAATATTTAGGGGTAAATCTTGGGGCTTCTATAAGTCAGGTAGAAGGGGCTTTAAATGAAGTCGGTGTTACCTTTTTATTTGCCCCTGGTTGGCATCCAGCGATGAAGCACGTTGCACCCTTGCGTAAAACTTTAAAAATACGAACGGTTTTTAATTTAATTGGCCCGTTGGTGAATCCGTTACGTCCTACAGGTCAAGTCATTGGAGTTTATTCGCCTCAATTTATTATACCTATGGCTGAAGCTTTGAATCAATTAGGTATCTCGAAAGCGATGGTTGTATATGGACGAGAAAAACTTGATGAGGCCGGGTTAGGAGATATAACAGATGTGGGTTTATTGAAGGATAAAACGGTTATTTCTGGGGAGTTAAACCCTGTTAAATTAGGATTAGAAACTGCGCCTTTAAGTAGTTTAAAAGGGGGAGATGTGCCAGAAAATGGGGCTATTCTCAAGGCAATTTTGCAAGGAAAAGGAACTCAATCTCAACAAGATGCAGTGGTGTTAAATGCGTGTTTAGCACTTCAGGTAGGGGATATTGTTCCTTGGGAAGACCATTATCAAGGAATTGAAATGGCGAGAGATATTCTTAATAGTGGAATTGCTTGGAAAAAATTAGAGGAATTAGTTAATTTTCTGCAACAATAA